One segment of Triticum aestivum cultivar Chinese Spring chromosome 2A, IWGSC CS RefSeq v2.1, whole genome shotgun sequence DNA contains the following:
- the LOC123190333 gene encoding secretory carrier-associated membrane protein 6, with protein MHHDPNPFDEGTAGDENPFSNGGGRGGKQQHGFRPTEPVGFGGGGSRGDATVDVPLGNMGDSNGKARELSSWESDLRRREADIRRREESLKNAGVPMEEKNWPPFFPIIHHDIANEIPANVQKLQYLAFASWLGIVLCLSWNFIAVIVCWIKEGDSKLFFLATIYALLGVPLSYLMWYRPLYRAMRTNSAFSFGWFFLCYLIHIGFCIIAAIAPPIVFQGKSLTGILAAIDTFSEHVIIGIFYFVGFALFCLETLLSIGVLQKVYMYFRGHK; from the exons ATGCATCACGACCCCAACCCCTTCGACGAGGGCACCGCCGGCGACGAGAACCCCTTCTCG AATGGAGGAGGCCGCGGCGGGAAGCAGCAGCACGGCTTCCGGCCCACCGAGCCCgtcggcttcggcggcggcggcagcaggggcGACGCCACCGTCGACGTGCCGCTCGGCAACATGGGC GACTCGAATGGCAAGGCGAGGGAGCTCTCGTCGTGGGAATCAGATCTGAGGCGCCGTGAGGCG GATATCAGAAGGAGGGAGGAATCACTGAAGAATG CTGGAGTGCCCATGGAGGAGAAGAATTGGCCGCCTTTTTTCCCGATTATCCACCATGACATCGCCAATGAGATACCTGCCAACGTGCAGAAGCTACAGTATCTGGCGTTCGCAAGCTGGCTTG GAATTGTGCTCTGCCTCTCCTGGAACTTTATTGCTGTCATAGTCTGCTGGATCAAGGAGGGAG ATTCAAAGCTGTTCTTCCTTGCTACAATCTATGCTTTGCTTGGAGTTCCCCTTTCTTACTTGATGTGGTATAGACCCCTCTATCGTGCAATGAG AACTAACAGTGCATTCAGTTTTGGATGGTTTTTCCTGTGTTACCTG ATCCACATTGGTTTTTGCATAATTGCTGCCATTGCTCCGCCGATCGTATTCCAAGGGAAATCATTAAC GGGCATATTGGCTGCGATCGACACTTTCTCTGAGCATGTGATAATTGGG ATCTTTTACTTCGTGGGGTTTGCACTATTTTGCTTGGAGACACTGCTGAGCATCGGGGTTCTTCAG AAAGTATACATGTACTTCCGAGGGCATAAGTGA